A stretch of the Amycolatopsis sp. BJA-103 genome encodes the following:
- a CDS encoding HAF repeat-containing protein — MMGNRVAGGRRPFWSLTAALVVFTCAMAGTAQATQAGPIDLGTLPGDDASTVLAVNDAGVMVGLSFAGPARRSLPVRWNADGQIMALPTPGGTEGQVRDINNQGVSAGYVLTPTAAVPTRWDADGVATTLQVPPGYRNGTAAAISDTGVVVGNWTTPDNQYHAVRWDPNGQATDLGALPGETWSMADGISADGSIIVGSGFRTGANQAVRWVNGGPITELEPLGYSSGASKINKPGVAAGVLSETKTGPRIPATWDQTGTRHSLDWPSPHSVWVYQIGSTGYAVGTGYAYPPKRQAVLWDPAGDLTILADDGLGADVEAVDSVGTAVGTFKNQATAWFRNGERRQLGLLPGGNRSQAYRITDSGRVVGTATVAGGKDHAVYWTLG; from the coding sequence ATGATGGGGAATCGTGTGGCCGGTGGCCGAAGACCGTTTTGGTCGCTGACGGCGGCTCTTGTCGTGTTCACCTGCGCGATGGCCGGGACGGCGCAGGCCACCCAGGCCGGGCCGATCGACCTCGGTACGTTGCCCGGCGACGACGCCAGCACCGTTCTGGCGGTCAATGACGCGGGGGTGATGGTCGGACTGTCCTTCGCGGGACCCGCGCGGCGCAGTCTTCCGGTTCGCTGGAACGCCGATGGCCAGATCATGGCCCTGCCCACGCCAGGCGGCACCGAGGGGCAGGTTCGTGACATCAACAACCAGGGGGTTTCCGCGGGCTATGTGCTGACCCCGACCGCCGCCGTGCCGACCCGATGGGACGCCGACGGCGTGGCGACCACGCTGCAGGTCCCACCCGGCTATCGCAACGGCACCGCTGCGGCGATCAGTGACACCGGTGTCGTCGTCGGGAACTGGACGACGCCGGACAACCAGTACCACGCCGTCCGCTGGGATCCGAACGGCCAGGCCACCGATCTGGGCGCGCTGCCCGGCGAGACCTGGAGCATGGCCGACGGCATCTCCGCCGACGGCAGCATCATCGTGGGCAGCGGTTTCCGTACGGGCGCGAACCAGGCCGTGCGGTGGGTGAACGGCGGGCCGATCACCGAGCTGGAGCCCCTGGGGTACAGCAGCGGAGCCAGCAAGATCAACAAGCCCGGCGTGGCCGCCGGTGTGCTGAGCGAGACCAAGACCGGGCCCCGGATCCCGGCGACCTGGGATCAAACCGGCACGAGGCACAGTCTGGACTGGCCCAGCCCGCACTCGGTCTGGGTCTACCAGATCGGCTCCACCGGTTACGCGGTCGGTACCGGCTACGCCTACCCGCCCAAGCGGCAGGCCGTGCTCTGGGATCCCGCCGGCGATCTCACCATCCTGGCTGACGACGGCCTCGGCGCCGACGTCGAAGCAGTCGACTCGGTCGGAACCGCGGTGGGTACCTTCAAGAATCAGGCGACCGCCTGGTTCCGGAACGGTGAGCGCAGGCAACTGGGTCTGCTCCCCGGCGGTAACCGCAGCCAGGCCTACCGGATCACCGACAGCGGCCGCGTCGTCGGAACCGCCACCGTCGCCGGCGGAAAAGATCACGCGGTGTACTGGACCCTCGGCTAG
- a CDS encoding ANTAR domain-containing protein: MTCLDAAGTRLPVDTDGLLTRLRDRATLEHAASVLMARYGLSDATTAMRALGTAARRHHIAPDTLARALLVAPRPWRNGRWFSPRVWRSAPELDFLPASPAIRPSGLLRATLDTVTDRAQTAQGDIQTVTTGNTGLKLQRAEGFSSEFFQHFAHVEGDATACGIALRVREPVTVADVTTCGIFDRPALEALVAEEVRAVHSIPICGPDGCAGVVSVHYRRSGHGPSEATRAELTRIASQAAAWLHWYRRTATLDALEDLHRL, translated from the coding sequence ATGACGTGTCTCGATGCCGCCGGGACCAGGCTGCCGGTGGACACCGACGGCCTGCTGACGCGGTTGCGCGACAGGGCGACCTTGGAGCACGCCGCCAGTGTGCTGATGGCGAGGTACGGCCTCTCCGACGCCACGACCGCGATGCGTGCGCTGGGAACCGCCGCTCGCCGTCATCACATCGCCCCGGACACGCTGGCGAGGGCGTTGCTCGTCGCGCCTCGCCCCTGGCGGAACGGGCGCTGGTTCTCGCCTCGTGTCTGGCGGAGCGCGCCCGAGCTCGACTTCCTGCCTGCCTCGCCCGCGATCCGGCCGTCGGGGCTCCTGCGGGCGACCCTGGACACCGTGACCGATCGTGCCCAGACCGCCCAAGGTGACATCCAAACGGTGACGACGGGCAATACCGGCCTGAAACTGCAACGAGCCGAGGGATTCTCCTCGGAGTTCTTCCAGCACTTCGCCCATGTCGAAGGGGACGCCACCGCGTGCGGCATCGCCTTGAGGGTGCGTGAACCGGTCACGGTCGCCGACGTCACCACGTGCGGCATTTTCGATCGCCCTGCGCTCGAAGCCCTTGTCGCCGAAGAGGTCCGGGCCGTGCACAGCATCCCGATCTGCGGTCCGGACGGGTGCGCCGGCGTCGTTTCCGTGCACTATCGCCGTTCGGGCCACGGCCCGTCGGAAGCCACCCGCGCCGAGCTGACCAGGATCGCCTCCCAGGCGGCGGCGTGGCTGCACTGGTATCGCCGGACGGCCACCCTCGACGCTCTCGAGGACCTCCACCGGCTCTGA
- a CDS encoding ABC transporter ATP-binding protein: MSLKLTGVTLTYPDGESRLTALDDVTLDVPPGSLTAVAGPSGSGKSSLLAVAATLISPDDGTVTVDGVVTTGLNRGELTELRRRKIGIVFQQPNLLPSLTAAEQLQVMARIDGRSPAKARGAAMELLDAVGLAPLAGRRPHQLSGGQRQRVNIARALMNEPTVLLIDEPTSALDHERGAAVIELITRLTHERGTATVLVTHDRVHLAAVDRITEVHDGRLSTPSPVG, translated from the coding sequence ATGAGCCTGAAGCTGACCGGTGTCACCCTCACCTATCCCGACGGCGAGTCCCGCCTCACCGCCCTCGACGACGTCACGCTGGACGTTCCGCCGGGTTCGCTCACCGCCGTCGCCGGGCCCTCCGGTTCCGGCAAGTCCAGCCTGCTCGCCGTCGCCGCCACCCTCATCAGCCCGGACGACGGGACCGTCACCGTCGACGGCGTCGTGACCACCGGCCTGAACCGCGGCGAACTCACCGAACTGCGCCGCCGGAAGATCGGGATCGTCTTCCAACAGCCCAATCTGCTGCCATCCCTGACCGCCGCCGAGCAGCTCCAGGTCATGGCACGGATCGACGGCCGCTCGCCGGCGAAAGCCCGTGGCGCGGCGATGGAACTGCTCGACGCCGTCGGGCTCGCGCCCCTGGCGGGCCGTCGACCGCATCAGCTCTCCGGCGGCCAACGGCAGCGGGTGAACATCGCCCGCGCGCTGATGAACGAACCCACCGTGCTGCTGATCGACGAACCGACGAGCGCCCTGGACCACGAGCGCGGCGCCGCGGTCATCGAGCTGATCACCCGGCTCACCCACGAACGCGGCACCGCCACGGTTCTGGTCACCCACGACCGCGTCCACCTCGCCGCCGTGGACCGGATCACGGAAGTCCACGATGGCAGGCTGAGCACACCCTCACCGGTGGGCTAG
- a CDS encoding ABC transporter permease: protein MFVAWRDLRFAKGRFALMGAAVVLITLLVGLLSGLTAGLGEQNISAVTGLPADKIVFAAPGDGQSLSFANSAVSETQLRQWTATPGVTGAEPLGIATTKATAGNRSAGISVFGVRPGSALAPDSGMLTGDSVTLSSSAAEELDVRSGDTISVAGRPLTVAAVSGDAWFSHTPVVWAGLDVWARTAPPTGGEPSATVLALTAAGDVDFAAVDRALGTKTVSKDESLSAIGSYTSENGSLQLMRGFLFAISALVIGAFFTVWTIQRSGDIAVLKALGASTVFLLKDALGQAVVLLVGGTAAGTGLAALLGAVVAGSAVPFLLTPATVLVPAAVMILLGALGAALSVRRITSVDPLTALGSAR, encoded by the coding sequence GTGTTCGTCGCCTGGAGAGACCTGAGATTCGCCAAAGGGCGGTTCGCCCTGATGGGCGCCGCCGTCGTGCTCATCACCCTGCTGGTCGGTCTGTTGTCGGGGCTCACCGCCGGGCTGGGGGAGCAGAACATCTCCGCCGTCACCGGCCTGCCCGCGGACAAGATCGTCTTCGCCGCTCCCGGTGACGGACAGAGCCTCTCCTTCGCCAACTCCGCGGTCAGCGAGACACAGCTGCGGCAGTGGACCGCGACACCGGGCGTCACCGGAGCCGAGCCGCTGGGCATCGCCACCACCAAGGCCACCGCGGGAAACCGCAGCGCCGGGATCTCCGTGTTCGGAGTCCGTCCCGGCTCCGCGCTCGCCCCGGACAGCGGAATGCTCACCGGCGACTCGGTGACACTTTCGTCCTCCGCCGCCGAAGAGCTGGACGTCCGGAGCGGGGACACCATTTCCGTGGCCGGGCGCCCGCTGACGGTCGCCGCCGTGTCGGGTGACGCCTGGTTCAGCCACACCCCGGTGGTGTGGGCAGGCCTCGACGTCTGGGCGAGGACGGCGCCGCCCACCGGCGGTGAGCCGAGCGCGACCGTGCTCGCGCTGACCGCTGCCGGCGACGTCGATTTCGCGGCCGTCGACCGTGCCCTGGGAACGAAGACGGTGTCGAAGGACGAATCGTTGTCTGCCATCGGTTCCTACACCTCGGAAAACGGTTCCCTGCAACTGATGCGCGGCTTCCTGTTCGCCATCTCCGCACTCGTGATCGGCGCCTTCTTCACCGTCTGGACCATTCAGCGCAGCGGGGACATCGCCGTTCTCAAGGCATTGGGGGCCAGCACGGTCTTCCTGCTGAAGGACGCGCTCGGCCAGGCCGTCGTGCTTCTCGTCGGCGGCACCGCTGCCGGAACCGGACTGGCCGCCTTGCTCGGCGCCGTCGTCGCGGGCTCCGCCGTGCCGTTCCTGCTGACTCCGGCCACCGTGCTCGTTCCCGCCGCCGTGATGATCCTGCTCGGTGCGCTGGGGGCCGCGTTGTCCGTCCGCCGCATCACCTCCGTCGACCCGCTGACCGCACTGGGGAGTGCCCGATGA
- a CDS encoding sensor histidine kinase: protein MNAAPVLTPTSRVLTWCLHLLLLALLALAAARAVADDSPRAGAVVVTAALCAVVYAAGPLLPRVRTSRRAATWWLTAVGTVWLALLVLTADGVWVAFPLYFLQLHLLPRRQGLLAVIVTAVAAITAFAAHQGAFTPAAAIGPALGAAVAVAVVWGYQALYRESESRRSLIEELTATRADLAEAQHAAGVLAERERLAHEIHDTLAQGLSSIQLLLRAAERTLPDTAGNAARYVEQARQAAADNLAEARRFVVALSPPALDDTTLADALERLCATTGARHGITTRFHLTGAPVPLPTTHEVALLRIGQAALANTVRHADAATADVTLSYLGEQVALDVVDDGIGFDDVDSGFGLTAMRTRIETLGGTFAVESSPGHGTTLSVRLPAEPEDRS, encoded by the coding sequence GTGAACGCCGCGCCCGTCCTGACCCCGACCAGCCGGGTGCTGACCTGGTGTCTGCACCTGCTGCTCCTCGCCCTGCTCGCACTGGCGGCCGCGCGGGCGGTGGCCGACGACTCTCCCCGGGCGGGAGCGGTCGTCGTGACGGCGGCGCTGTGCGCCGTGGTGTACGCGGCCGGGCCGCTCCTGCCCCGCGTCCGGACGTCACGACGAGCCGCCACGTGGTGGCTGACCGCGGTGGGCACCGTGTGGCTGGCCCTGCTGGTGCTGACCGCCGACGGCGTGTGGGTCGCCTTCCCGCTGTACTTCCTGCAATTGCACCTGCTGCCGCGTCGCCAAGGCCTGCTCGCGGTGATCGTGACCGCGGTGGCCGCGATCACCGCGTTCGCCGCCCATCAGGGCGCCTTCACCCCGGCTGCGGCGATCGGCCCGGCACTCGGCGCGGCCGTCGCGGTCGCTGTCGTTTGGGGATATCAGGCGCTTTACCGCGAGAGCGAGAGCCGCCGGAGCCTGATCGAGGAGCTCACCGCCACCCGCGCCGACCTCGCCGAGGCCCAGCACGCGGCCGGAGTGCTCGCCGAGCGGGAGCGGCTGGCCCACGAGATCCACGACACCCTCGCCCAAGGGCTCTCGAGTATTCAACTCTTGTTGCGTGCGGCCGAAAGGACGCTGCCCGACACCGCCGGGAACGCGGCCCGCTACGTCGAACAAGCGCGCCAGGCGGCCGCGGACAACCTCGCCGAGGCTCGCCGCTTCGTCGTCGCGCTGAGCCCTCCCGCGCTCGACGACACCACGCTGGCCGACGCGCTGGAAAGGTTGTGCGCCACCACCGGCGCCCGGCACGGGATCACCACGCGCTTCCACCTCACCGGCGCACCCGTTCCGCTGCCGACCACGCACGAGGTCGCGTTGCTGCGCATCGGCCAGGCCGCCCTCGCGAACACCGTCCGGCACGCCGACGCGGCCACAGCCGACGTCACCCTGAGCTACCTGGGCGAGCAGGTCGCCCTCGACGTCGTCGATGACGGCATCGGCTTCGACGACGTCGACAGTGGCTTCGGTTTGACCGCGATGCGGACCCGAATCGAGACACTGGGCGGAACCTTCGCCGTCGAGTCCTCCCCCGGCCATGGCACGACCTTGTCCGTGCGGTTGCCCGCCGAACCGGAGGACCGCTCGTGA
- a CDS encoding response regulator has product MTDAPIRLLLADDHPIVRAGLRAVLETEPGLVVVAEAATAEAAVARAAEGDVDVVLMDLRFGAGMTGAEATAAITARPGAPRVLIVTTYDTDADTLPAIEAGATGYLLKDAPPEDLAAAVRTAAAGRTTLAPTVADRLMNRMRMPTIALTLREIEVLGLVADGLSNRAIAARLHLTEGTVKSHLARSYTKLGVDSRTAAVATATDLGLIRR; this is encoded by the coding sequence GTGACCGACGCCCCGATCCGCCTCCTCCTGGCCGACGACCACCCCATCGTCCGGGCGGGACTCCGTGCCGTACTCGAAACCGAACCCGGTCTCGTCGTGGTCGCCGAAGCCGCGACCGCGGAGGCCGCGGTCGCCCGCGCCGCCGAGGGCGACGTGGACGTCGTGCTGATGGACCTGCGCTTCGGCGCCGGAATGACCGGCGCCGAAGCCACCGCCGCGATCACCGCCCGGCCCGGCGCACCCCGCGTCCTGATCGTCACCACCTACGACACCGACGCCGACACCCTGCCCGCGATCGAAGCGGGCGCCACCGGCTATCTCCTCAAGGACGCCCCGCCCGAAGACCTGGCCGCCGCCGTGCGCACCGCCGCGGCCGGACGCACCACCCTGGCCCCGACGGTCGCCGACAGGCTTATGAACCGCATGCGGATGCCCACCATCGCCTTGACCCTGCGCGAGATCGAGGTCCTGGGTCTGGTCGCCGACGGTCTGTCCAACCGGGCCATCGCCGCACGGCTCCATCTGACCGAAGGCACCGTGAAGTCCCATCTGGCGCGCAGTTACACCAAACTCGGCGTCGACTCGCGGACCGCCGCCGTCGCCACCGCGACCGATCTCGGCCTCATCCGCCGCTGA
- a CDS encoding TetR/AcrR family transcriptional regulator has translation MPAAVTDEQNRLDREALLDAAEKLFYENGIQAVGMDQVRAASGLSLKRIYRFFEAKEDLVVAMLKRRDQRWRGSLAAHVEEVEDPRERVLSIFDWLAEWFAEPGFRGCAWINAHGEVGPSSTAVLAEVRAHKRAFREQVETWVRATGFAVAEPVFLLAEGAIVTAGISGDPAPARQAREAVATLLGVQ, from the coding sequence ATGCCGGCCGCCGTCACCGACGAGCAGAACCGTTTGGACCGCGAAGCCCTGCTCGACGCCGCCGAGAAGCTCTTCTACGAGAACGGCATCCAGGCGGTCGGCATGGACCAGGTCCGCGCGGCGTCCGGCCTTTCGTTGAAGCGGATCTACCGGTTCTTCGAAGCCAAGGAGGACCTGGTGGTGGCGATGCTCAAACGGCGTGATCAGCGGTGGAGGGGCAGCCTGGCCGCCCATGTCGAGGAAGTCGAGGATCCCCGGGAGCGGGTGCTCTCGATCTTCGACTGGCTCGCCGAATGGTTCGCCGAACCCGGCTTCCGCGGCTGCGCCTGGATCAACGCCCACGGCGAAGTCGGCCCCTCGTCGACGGCGGTGCTGGCCGAGGTGCGGGCGCACAAGCGGGCGTTTCGCGAACAGGTCGAGACCTGGGTGCGTGCCACGGGATTCGCTGTGGCCGAGCCGGTGTTCCTGCTCGCTGAAGGGGCCATCGTGACGGCCGGAATCAGCGGGGACCCGGCTCCGGCCCGTCAGGCGCGCGAGGCCGTCGCGACGCTGCTCGGCGTCCAGTGA
- a CDS encoding nuclear transport factor 2 family protein, translating into MPEDRPPFPPFTQETALRKVQAAEDAWNTRDPRRVASAYTPDSVWRNRDTFVQGREEIVTFLTRKWERELDYALRKNLWAFHDNRIAVRFQYEWHDQAGQGWRSHGNELWEFDEHGLMSRREASINDVAISRGDRRIHGPRPVDEYGAEFPLR; encoded by the coding sequence ATGCCCGAAGATCGCCCACCCTTCCCGCCGTTCACCCAGGAAACGGCCCTGCGGAAGGTCCAAGCCGCCGAGGACGCCTGGAACACCCGCGATCCCCGCCGGGTGGCATCGGCGTACACGCCGGATTCGGTGTGGCGCAACCGGGACACCTTCGTCCAGGGCCGCGAGGAGATCGTCACCTTCCTGACCCGGAAGTGGGAGCGCGAACTGGACTACGCGCTTCGCAAGAACCTCTGGGCGTTCCACGACAACCGGATCGCCGTCCGCTTCCAGTACGAATGGCACGACCAGGCCGGACAAGGGTGGCGCAGCCACGGCAACGAACTCTGGGAGTTCGATGAGCACGGTCTCATGAGCCGTCGCGAGGCGAGCATCAACGACGTCGCCATTTCCCGCGGCGATCGGCGCATCCACGGTCCCCGTCCCGTGGACGAGTACGGGGCCGAGTTCCCGCTCCGGTAG
- a CDS encoding ABC transporter ATP-binding protein: MSPLLDIDDVEHRYRDVVALGPVGLQVDAGEFVVIVGPSGSGKSTLLRLVAGFERPTTGSVTLAGRLPRPGRDVGLVFQQPRLFPWHTVNGNITAALRWAGVPRAERPAAAASLLAKVGLGELGKRRVWEISGGQQQRVAIARALAARPRLLLLDEPFAALDALTRERLQEDVRGLTDTEGQAAVFVTHSVDEAVFLATRIIVLSDRPGRILLDLPVDLPRTGVPAAELRGWAEYAALRGEVATAVRAIQPS; encoded by the coding sequence ATGAGCCCGCTCCTGGACATCGACGATGTCGAGCACCGCTACCGCGATGTCGTCGCACTGGGCCCGGTGGGCCTCCAGGTCGACGCGGGGGAGTTCGTGGTCATCGTCGGTCCGTCCGGATCGGGAAAGAGCACGCTGTTGCGGCTCGTCGCCGGGTTCGAGCGGCCGACGACGGGGTCGGTGACGCTCGCCGGACGGCTGCCCCGGCCGGGGCGCGACGTCGGCCTGGTCTTCCAGCAGCCGCGGTTGTTCCCTTGGCACACGGTGAACGGCAACATCACCGCGGCGCTGAGGTGGGCGGGTGTCCCGCGTGCCGAGCGCCCCGCCGCCGCAGCGTCGTTGCTGGCGAAGGTGGGGCTCGGGGAACTCGGCAAGCGGCGGGTGTGGGAGATCTCCGGCGGGCAGCAGCAGCGAGTGGCGATCGCCCGCGCGCTGGCCGCCCGGCCGCGGCTGCTTCTGCTGGACGAACCGTTCGCCGCGCTCGACGCCCTCACGAGGGAGCGGTTGCAGGAGGACGTGCGAGGGCTGACCGACACGGAGGGGCAGGCCGCGGTGTTCGTGACGCACAGCGTCGACGAGGCCGTCTTCCTCGCCACCCGGATCATCGTGCTCAGTGACAGGCCGGGTCGGATCCTCCTGGACCTGCCCGTCGATCTGCCGCGAACCGGTGTCCCGGCGGCCGAACTGCGGGGCTGGGCGGAGTACGCGGCTCTTCGCGGCGAGGTCGCCACCGCGGTCCGGGCGATCCAGCCGAGCTGA
- a CDS encoding taurine ABC transporter substrate-binding protein → MPQFTRRSALSLFGGLAAGPLLASCGVGGSSPSADGKTVRIAYQKFADSTLLVKDQGTLEKALPGYRIQWTAFDSGASINTAFLGRSLDLAVIGSSPTAQALCPPLAIPYRIIELLNVIGDSEALVARKEITKVADLVGRKVAAPFSSTAHYSLLAALQQAGVDPAKVTIVDLEPQNILAAWQRGDIDAAYVWTPTLSSIQKDGTTLIDSAQLAKAGKPTLTFTVASNEFIDANPQVITEWLKATDAALGQIAKDPGTVADAVARQIGSTREDALAQLKQNIYLDHAQQRAPEYFGSASAPGALADRLRDTAEFLRGQKKVDAVPALETFRSALRVPETA, encoded by the coding sequence TTGCCTCAGTTCACCCGGCGATCCGCGCTGTCCTTGTTCGGCGGGCTCGCCGCCGGCCCGCTGCTCGCGTCCTGCGGAGTCGGCGGGTCCTCGCCGAGCGCCGACGGGAAGACCGTCCGCATCGCCTACCAGAAGTTCGCCGACAGCACCCTGCTGGTGAAAGACCAGGGAACACTGGAAAAAGCCTTGCCGGGCTACCGGATCCAGTGGACCGCCTTCGATTCCGGCGCCAGTATCAACACCGCGTTCCTGGGCCGCTCGCTCGATCTCGCGGTGATCGGAAGCAGTCCCACCGCGCAGGCGTTGTGCCCGCCGCTGGCCATCCCGTACCGGATCATCGAGCTGCTGAACGTGATCGGCGACAGCGAGGCTTTGGTGGCACGCAAGGAAATCACCAAGGTCGCCGACCTCGTGGGCCGCAAGGTCGCCGCTCCGTTCAGCTCGACCGCGCACTACAGCCTGCTCGCCGCCTTGCAGCAGGCCGGGGTCGACCCCGCGAAGGTCACCATCGTCGATCTGGAGCCGCAGAACATCCTCGCGGCCTGGCAGCGCGGTGACATCGACGCGGCCTACGTGTGGACGCCGACGCTGTCCAGCATCCAGAAGGACGGCACGACGCTCATCGACAGCGCCCAGCTGGCCAAGGCGGGCAAGCCGACGTTGACCTTCACCGTCGCCAGTAACGAGTTCATCGACGCGAATCCGCAGGTGATCACCGAGTGGCTGAAGGCGACCGACGCGGCGCTCGGGCAGATCGCCAAGGATCCGGGCACGGTCGCCGACGCGGTCGCCCGTCAGATCGGCAGCACCCGTGAAGACGCGCTCGCGCAACTGAAACAGAACATCTATCTCGACCACGCCCAGCAGCGCGCGCCCGAGTACTTCGGCTCGGCGTCGGCGCCGGGCGCGCTCGCCGATCGGCTGCGCGACACCGCCGAATTCTTGCGAGGACAGAAGAAGGTCGACGCCGTCCCGGCGCTCGAGACCTTCCGATCCGCTCTCCGTGTCCCGGAGACGGCATGA
- a CDS encoding ABC transporter permease, with product MSSSRRAAALTRPALALAAIVVLVVLWQLVTLAKLWPEQIVPAPARVWDQLLSTSDSANGQGGYAGSTLWERLGVSLRRVGYGAGYGILIGIGLGLVMGLVPVVRVTLEPLVTFLRALPPLAYLSLLVIWLGIDEEPKVYLLMVAAFPPVAVATAAAVLGVNRQYVEAAQALGARRAHVLASVILPASAPEILTGIRLAVGVAYSSVVAAETVNGADGIGGMVLNAQRYNQTAVVILGLFVIGITGLLIDSVIVALARLLSPWRGRV from the coding sequence ATGTCCTCGTCGCGCCGGGCCGCCGCGCTCACCAGGCCCGCTCTGGCGCTCGCCGCCATCGTCGTCCTGGTGGTGCTCTGGCAGCTGGTCACCCTCGCCAAGCTGTGGCCGGAACAGATCGTCCCCGCCCCGGCACGGGTCTGGGATCAGCTTCTGTCCACTTCGGACTCCGCGAACGGTCAGGGCGGCTATGCCGGTTCCACGCTGTGGGAGCGGCTCGGCGTCAGCCTGCGGCGCGTCGGCTATGGGGCGGGGTACGGAATCCTGATCGGCATCGGGCTCGGGCTGGTGATGGGGCTGGTACCGGTCGTCCGCGTGACGCTCGAGCCACTGGTCACCTTCCTTCGCGCCCTTCCGCCGCTGGCGTACCTGAGCCTGCTGGTCATCTGGCTCGGCATCGACGAGGAACCGAAGGTGTACCTGCTGATGGTCGCGGCGTTCCCGCCGGTGGCGGTGGCGACCGCCGCGGCCGTCCTCGGGGTCAACCGGCAGTACGTCGAAGCGGCGCAAGCACTGGGCGCCCGGCGGGCACACGTGCTCGCTTCGGTGATCCTGCCCGCGTCCGCCCCCGAGATCCTGACCGGGATCCGGCTCGCCGTCGGTGTCGCCTACAGCTCCGTCGTCGCCGCGGAAACGGTCAACGGTGCCGACGGTATCGGCGGGATGGTGCTCAACGCCCAGCGCTACAACCAGACGGCGGTCGTCATCCTCGGCCTGTTCGTCATCGGGATCACCGGTCTGCTCATCGACTCGGTGATCGTCGCCCTCGCCCGCCTGCTGTCCCCGTGGCGGGGACGGGTCTGA
- a CDS encoding class I SAM-dependent methyltransferase → MRGVDERPITTAQRNYRRVAEELESMENQDRFTYIFRSRLWSSGSVSGPGSEEVQTRQLCDRLPGLLDRFGVRTMLDLPCGDFGWLSEVGLDLERYIGADIVADLVELNAARFRDDPVREFRVLDLTGDPLPSADLVLCRDCLVHLSFADIERALRNLRRSGSRYLLTTTFTELGANTDIATGDWRPLNLCREPFGFPEPLAVLVEGCTEENGAYADKSLGLWEIAAIVD, encoded by the coding sequence ATGAGAGGCGTGGACGAACGGCCGATCACCACTGCGCAGCGCAACTACCGGCGAGTCGCCGAAGAGCTCGAAAGCATGGAGAACCAGGACCGCTTCACCTACATCTTCCGATCCAGGCTGTGGAGTTCCGGCTCGGTCTCCGGGCCCGGTTCCGAGGAGGTTCAGACCAGGCAGCTGTGCGATCGGCTACCGGGTCTGCTCGACCGGTTCGGAGTGCGCACGATGCTCGATCTGCCGTGCGGGGACTTCGGCTGGCTCAGTGAGGTGGGTCTCGATCTCGAGCGCTACATCGGTGCCGACATCGTCGCGGACCTGGTCGAGCTGAACGCCGCGCGGTTCCGGGACGATCCGGTGCGGGAGTTCCGGGTGCTCGATCTGACCGGCGATCCGCTGCCCTCGGCGGATCTGGTGCTGTGCCGGGATTGTCTGGTCCACCTGAGTTTCGCCGACATCGAGCGCGCACTGCGCAACCTTCGGCGGAGCGGCTCCCGGTACCTCCTCACCACTACTTTCACCGAACTGGGCGCCAACACCGACATCGCGACCGGCGACTGGCGGCCGTTGAACCTGTGCCGGGAACCGTTCGGATTCCCCGAGCCGCTGGCGGTACTGGTCGAGGGATGCACCGAGGAGAACGGCGCCTACGCCGACAAGTCCTTGGGGTTGTGGGAGATCGCCGCGATCGTGGACTGA